The sequence TGGAAGTCATATCATTCGATAGCGAAACATTCGAAAATAGCGAGACTTTTGATGCTGATTGGCGTATCCGGCTCGAAACAGTACCGGATCATAACTGCCAACATTCGTTACGCTCCGCCTGTGGTACTGCACAGCACCTTCAGGTGTATTTGTGGATTGATGTGAGTGCCAAATTAGTTGAACTGGATTTAGTTTTCTGGAACGACCTAACGTTTCCTCCGGGCTTGGCGGTCGAAGAATATGAACAACGCCTTCTGTCACTTTGCTCGCTGGTAGAGGATTGTCGTGCCGGCGTTAAAAATTCGAAATGCATTCTTACTCCTGAATACAATGGCCCAATCAGCGAATTGGAAAAACATGATTACATTGTTCAATGGTAAATGTGTTCAAAGAATGCATAATCTGATGAATTAAGCACCGACCGCATGAAAAGTGGCTGCGTCCCAACCAGGCCAACGTACCTGCAACCCCAAAGAGAAAGTGACGATCTTGCTGCCTATGGCATTCAAGTTCGAGTCCTGACACGCGACGATTAATCTCGACGGACGGTGAAACCATCGCGGCAACACCAACTGCCCGCCAGGCCGCATCTGCATTACCATCGCCGCCATGAAGACCTCCCTCGATCACCTGCCCGAACACAAGCGCGATCAATTGCAAAGCGCCGTCGAGCGCATTCGCGAGCTGATCGATCCGGACCTGATCATCCTGTTCGGCAGCTATGCACGCGGCGACTGGGTCGAGGAACGCGAGCCGGGCACGCCGTCCTACCGCTACCAGAGCGATTTCGACCTGATGCTGGTGGGCCGTAACGAGCATGCGGTGCGACAGATGGAACGCCTGCGCGAACGCCATGACAGGGCTCCAGCCCTATGCAGACGCCGACGGTGAGCGTGATCTGCGATGAGATTCACCACGTCAATGCCAGCCTCGCCAAGGCACGCTATTTTTACGTAGATATCTATAAGGAAGGCATCGTCCTTTACGACAACGACAAACTGAAACTAGATGAGCCGATGGAATTGACGCCGGCAGAGCGGCGGGCGTGGGCACAGGAGTACTACGAGCAATACATAGCGAGGTCCGCCGAATTCATTCTCAGCTACGAAGTCGTGCGAGACCATAATGCGCTGGCGACCGCGGCATTCCAGCTACATCAAGCCTGCGAACAGCTCTATTGCGGCATCCTGCTGGTCTATACGCATTACAAACCGCGGTCTCACGACTTGAAGAAACCAGGTGGTCTTGTCAATGCAGCCGACCCACGTTATTTGCCGGTTTTCCCTAAGGGCCAGCCTGAAGAGGTGCGTCGCTTCGAATTACTACGCAGCGCCTACGTTGACGGCCGCTACGATAAGAACTATCGGATCACGATCGGAGAGTTGGAATGACTAGCCGGGCGGGTGCATTTGTTACTTCAATTGGCAGAGAAGCATTGCCCGGAAAAAATCGCCGGATTTATTGACATCTCGAATCGGCTGTAGATTACATTTCATGCCGATAGCAAGACCATTTTTGTAGATTGGGCTGAGCAAAGCGAAACCCAATGTTCAACGCGATAAACGCCGGACTTCATTCAGCACAACCCACATGCTAAAAATGGTTTTAACACTATAATGATTTGGACTGATTAATTATTCTATGCTCAAGCTGCTCACATATCATATACATTTCCTTTGCTTCATTCCTGAATTCCAGGGAAGTGTCTGACTCCAGCATATTGGCTATGCGCTTTTGCGCTCTTGCAATCTGCTCTAGCGCCACCTCTTTTGGCCCATCTGAAGAAAGTAGCATTTCTACCTCACGAATTATTGATCGTATTGATTTAATACGATTTGACGATAAGTGAACATCACCACGATCTCTCTCCAACATATACATTGCCCTGCGAAAATCCGATCGCATTGCACTCATTTCCGCACGCACAAGCTGAAGCAAACCTGCATAGTCATCATCACCGACCTCCTTTAATGAAGCAGGTTTCGACAATGATAATATTCTGACAATTGAATTTATGCCCTCACCACGATCAGTCGCATCCTTGGTAGCCTTCAACGCCTCTGAAATTGATCTTTGGTCTTCCAGGACTTCACGATAACGAAGCTCTCTTCTATATTCCGTGTACCTTAATGGTGCAATATCAAATATCTTCGAAGACCCTGACTCTTGAACCAAAACCGTAGGTTTATCAAAAGCTTGCCGCAAACCAAGCTCAAAAAGAACATTAGGATTTTTAGCGCTCAAGTCACAGATTGCCATAGGTGAATCTATAAGCTTCTGAAGGATATCGAGATGGATTAAATTAGTCTGCCCCACATCATCTGCACGCACAGCTGTAAATCCTGCCGAAATACAAGCTGGTTTGAAGATATCCTCATATACCTTAGTGAAATGGCCCTTATCATATCCATCGTGATCAGCAATAGGCATAATTACAAAACAATCATTTGGCATGGGCTTTACTTCTGAGTGTTGTTGCTTAGCCATACGAACTCCAATCAAAGAAATTTTCTAGTGTACTAAGACACTATTAAACCGTTGCATTCATTGACCTAACCCTTTACTCCGTTACTCTTCTCACATGTGCCCAAGAAGCTCTCACCTCCCCACCTCATAAACCCCAAAAGCCTCCCGCAACTGCTCCCGCAACTGCCCGGCTGCCAAGGCTTGGTCATGAACCGAAAAATCGCCCCTTCATTGATCGCCGACAAGATCGACTCCACATCCGTGTAATTGCTCATCGCAATCCGCACCGTCTGCCCATGGATCCCCTTCACCTGGCGCAGGAAGTCTGCCCCGCTGATGCCCGGCAAGCGCTGATCCGCAATCACCACCCCCACCTGGTTGATCGCCAGAATATCCAGCGCCGATTCCGCCGAATCGGTATTCAGAATGTGATACCCCTCGCGATGCAATTCGCGCCAGATGCGCGCATGCACCGCCGGCTCGGCGTCCACCACCAGCAGGGTGCGCGGGTCGCGGCGCACGTCGAGGTCGGGCAGGCCGAAGGCGCCGCCCTGGGCCATCAGCGCCACGCAGCCGCTGGCCGGCAGCGGCGGCGAGTAGTAGTAGCCCTGGATCTGGCCGCAGCCGGCCTTGAGCAGGAAGCCGAGCTGCTCGATCGTCTCCACCCCCTCGGCGATCACCGCGATGCCGAGCGACTGCGCCATGCTGATGATCGCCCGCGTCATCGAGGCGTTGCCGATATTGCAGTGCACGTCGTCGATGAAGCTCTTGTCGATCTTGAGCTGGTCGAACGGGTATTGCCGCAGATAGCTCAGCGCCGAATAGCCGGTGCCGAAATCGTCGATCGACCACTTCAGGCCGGCCTCGCGCAGCTCTTCCATGATGCGCTTGGCGGTGTCGACGTTCTGCATCAAGAGGCCTTCGGTCACCTCCAGCTTGATGCGGCCCGGCGGCACGCCGTGGCGCGCCAGCGCCTCGACCATGAACTGGACGATGCCGCGCTCCTGCAGGCTCGAGGTGGAGAGGTTGATCGCCACCTCGCCCGGGTCGTAGCCCAGGTGGCACCACTGCGCCACCTGGCGGAACACCGCGTCGATCACGTAGCGGTCGATCTCGCGGATCAGGCCGGTCTCCTCGGCCACCGGGATGAATTCGAGCGGCGAGACGATGCGGCCCTCGCACTGCCAGCGCACCAGCGCTTCGAAGCCGCATAGCGCGCCGCTGCCGATGTCGAGCTGCGGCTGGTAGAACATCACCAGCTCGCGCTGGGCGATCGCCCGGCGCAGGTCGCGTTCGAGCGCGACGCGGCGCTGCACCGAGTCGTTCATGGTCAGCTCGAAGCGGCTGACCCGGCTCTTGCCTTGCGCCTTGGCCTTGTACATGGCGGTGTCGGCGTTGCGCAGCAGCGAATCGGCGTCGGCGCCGTCGGTCGGGTAGAAGCAGTAGCCGATGCTGCCGGAAACGTAGAGCTCCATCTGGCCCGACAGCACGATTGGCTTGCCCAGCGCGGCGTTGACGCGTTCGAGCACCACCTGCACCTCGTCCTCGTTGCGCGTCTCGGGCAACAGCAGCACGAATTCGTCGCCGCCCAGCCGCGCCAGCGAGTCGAGCTCGCGGATGCAGCCCTCGATGCGGCGCGCCACCTCGATCAGCAGCAGGTCGCCGACCGAGTGGCCCAGGCTGTCGTTCACGTACTTGAAGTTGTCCAGGTCGAGGAAGGCCAGCGCGAAGCGCTCTTCCTTGCGGTTGGCCAGCACGCTGGCCTGGCGGATGCGGTCGAGCAGCAGGTTGCGGTTGGGCAGGCCGGTCAGCGTGTCGAAATTGGCCTGGTGCTCGAGTTCGTCCTGGTAGCGCTTGGCCTCGGTCACGTCGTTGAGCACGCCGACGTAATGGCTGACCTCGCCGCGTGCGTCGAACGAGGGCGTCACCCGCAGCTCGTTCCAGAACATCGAGCCGTCCTTGCGGTAGTTGCGCAGCAGCGCCTTGCCCTCGGTCGACTGCTGCACGGCGCGGCGGATCGCCTCCAGCGCCGGCTGGTCCTGGTCGATGCCCTGCAGGAAGCGGCAGTTGCGGCCGATCACCGCCTCGCGCCTGTAACCGGTGATGCGCTCGAAGGCCTCGTTGACATAGGTGATCGGGTTGTCCGGGTGGCGGTTGTCGGTCATCACGATGGCGTTGACGCTCGTCTCGATGGCGCGGTTGCGGATGCGCAGCTCGACGTCGATCACCTGCTGGGCAGTGATGTCCTGGCCGACCAGCACCGCGCCCTGGATGCGGTTCTTCTCGTCGGTCAGCGGCACCACCGAGTTCAGCAGCGTGCGCTTGCCGCCGTCGGGCGTGTCGGTTTCCAGCAGGTCGTTGAGCACCACGTCGCCCATGCTCAGCGCACGGCCCAGCGCGGTCTGCAGCGCCGGCTGGGCGGCCTGGGCCTGCGCCTCGTCGGCCTCTCCCGCGCGGCCGAACACCGGCGCGAACGGCACGGTGTCGTTCCAGATCCGCTTGGCCTCCGGGTTGCCGAGCACCACCTTGCCGCTGCGGTCGGTCACCCACACGCCGACCGGCAGCGTCTCCAGCACCTTGTGCATCAGCGCCTCGCTATGGCGCAGCGCGACCTCGGCGCGTTCGCGCTCGGCCATCTCGAGGCGCAGCGCATGGGTGCGCTCGGCCACCAGCTGCTCGAGCTGCGAGAACATGCGCGCCTGCGCCAGCGCCACCACGAACTGGCGGCCCAGCGAGGTGAAGGTGTGCAGTTCGGCCTCGGGCCAGGCGTCGCCGTCCTCGCGCACCACGTTGAACACGCCGACCAGGTCGTCGCCCAGCCACAGCGGCACCGAGGCGTGGCCGCCGGGGTCGGCCTCGGCCAGCACGCTGCAGCGCTCGACGTTGAAGGCGTCGGTCAGCCGGTCCTGCCGGATCGCGTGGCGGCACAGGCAGAGCGCGTCCTCGCCGCGGCGCAGCCGCTCGGCGTCGACCTGGCCGGCCGCGCCGGCGAAGCGCAGCTCGGGCTGGCCGAACACCGGCGCCAGTTGCAGCCAGGCGCCGCTGCAGTGCGGAAAGGCGCTGACCGCCGCCAGCGCGCCGTCGATCAGCTCCTGCTCGCTGCGGGTGCCGGTGAGGCCGGAGGAGAAATGGAACAGGCTGTCGAGCATCGAATTCGATTCGGACAGCTGGACGTGCTGGGCCTGCAACTGGCTGTTGAGCCGGATGCCCTGTTCGTAGGTCGAGATCAAGAGGTCGAGGATCTGCTGGCGCGCCGCGGTGATGAAGTGGCGCTCGCCCTCGAGCACCACCTCGACGCCGACCGACAGCCGCTCGCCGGCGCGCAGCTCGCGGTTGGCCAGCAGGTAGCGGATGCGCGAGACCAGGTAGCGGTCGTCGTAGGGCTTGATCACGAAGTTGTCGGCGCCGCAGGCCAGGCCGCGCACCACGTCGCGCGGGTCGGACAGGCTGGTGACCAGGATCACCGGCACCTGGGCGGTGGCCGGGTTGCCCTTGAGGTGGCGGCACAGGGTGTAGCCGTCCATCCGGGGCATCACCACGTCGCTGACGATGATGTCGGGCAGCCGCTGCACCACCAGTTCCAGCGCCTCGCGGCCCTCGTGCGCGATGCGCACCGCGCAGCCGAAGGTTTCCAGCAGGTGGCCCAGCTGCATGGCCTGGCTCGGGCTGTCCTCGACGATCAGAATTTCGACGCCATTGAGCATGCGGGTCTTCCCCCTCATCCATTCCCGTACCGCCGCGCAGCGCGCCGCGGATCCGCTGATCGAGCCCGGCTATTCCGCATGCCGCTGCGCGGTTTTATCGATCGCGCGAATGACCGGCCGGCTTTAACCGCGGGGCCGCATTGCCCGGCGCAATTACCCATGTTCCACAGAATAGAAATAGATCGGAATTACGCAAAGCGGCCTATGTAACAGGCCGCTTCGCCTGGATTGACGGGCCTGTTCGGCGGTTCAGAATAAATCGGCGCGGGTTGAATATATTATTCATTCCGATTTATCCGGCATAAATCGCCCATTGCACGGGAATCGATTCGGCCGGTTCCGGCTCGTCGCCATGGGCCGATCGAATCCGATGGAAACCGTTTCATCTTGGCGAATGGGCCGATCGGGTCGCCGCCTCGGCGGCGCGGACCGGGTCAGCCGCTCGCGGTGCCGCCGGCCGGCGTGGTGCAGTCCGCGTCGACCTCGCCCGGCGCCACCGGCGGCCTGGGCCGCGGCTTGCGGCCGTCCAGGCTGTCGTCGAGCCGCTCGAAGAAGCAGGCGTACAGCGCGCCGTCAAGCACGGTGGTGGTACGCGAATCGCCGTTGGTGTCCCACACCGTCAGGTCGAAGCGCGCGCGCACCAGCGTGCCTTCGCCCGGCGAGGGGCGGATCGAGATCAGCGCGCGCATCGACTCGTGGTCGGGCTTGCCGCGCAGCGGGATGCCCTTGGCCTTGATCAGCGCGCGGATGGCGGCGCGCCAGCGGTTGCCGACGATGCGGTTGCGCTCGCCCTCGACCAGCAGCACCTCGGCATCGCTCTTGACCGGAGCGAAGCCCATGGCGGTGAGCGCGTCGGCGCCGGCGGCGAGCGCGCGGGCGCCGCTCACCATGCCGACGCGGCGATCCTGCAGCCGGGCGAGCTCGGCGCGCTGCGCTTCGTCGAGGTCGACGGTGATCTGCTTGGAGCTGACCCGCAGCATCCGGCCGGCATCGCCGGTGACGCGCTCGTTGGGATTCTTGGCGCAGCCGGCGCAGGCCAGGGCCAGCGCGAGGCCGAGCCAGGCGGGACGGCGGAGGGGGTGGTCGGGGTGTTGCATGGTTTGCTCCTGCAATGGGTTCGGCTCCCTTTTTGGGTCAGCTCTGGGGCTGATTCGTGTCCGGTTGGGCTGGTGGGGCCGAATGGGTTGCCCGTGTTGTCGCTTTCCCTTCTCCCGTGCACGGGGAGGGACTGAACGCAGCACGCGGTGTACCAAGCGCAGTCCGTTCAGCCGGCACCGCGTTTCCCCTTCTCCCTCGCGCGGGAGAAGGTGGCCCGGAGGGCCGGATGAGGGCTGGTCTTCGCTGAACCAGCCCTCACCCTGCCCTCTCCCGGTGGGAGCGGGTTCCAGGGCGCATGCGCTCCCAGCCCACAGCAGCTCCCAGGCCCCGGCAATACAAGGAATACAAGGCCAAAGCCTCAGCCATACCGCGCCACCAGCTCCCGCTGCACCTCGCTCAACGGCGGCAGCCACGCCGTCCAGTCCGCGTCGTCGGCCGGTACGGCCAGGTCGGGGTGAAAACGCCGCACCTCCTCGGCGAAGCGCCGTCCCATCGCCGCCATCGCGCGCAGGTGGTCGACCACCGCGCCGCGCGCCTGCTGGCCGATCGCCACGCGGTCGGCCTCGGCGCGCTGCATCGCCTCGCGCAGCTGGCCGGCCAGGTTCGGCGCATCCACCCGCAGCAGCCGGCGGCCGGCCTTGCCGTGGCCCAGCAGGTTGGCGATGCGCTCGTCCATGGTCACGCCGATCGCCGGCACGCCGGCTTCCATGCTGGCGACGATGGCGTGGAAGCGCGAGCTGACCAGCAGGTCGGCCGCGCGCAGCAGCCCCACCAGCGCCGCCGGCGGCGCGTCGCCGCTGGCGATCACGCCGGGCCGGCGCGCCAGCCGGCCGGCCAGTTCGTCGCAGGCCAGCCGGTCGACCCGGTCCATGCCGAGCACCAGCACCGAGCCGCCGTGCCGGTCCTGCCAGGCATCGGCCGCGCCGGCCAGCGCATCGAGGTAGGCGTGGTAGCGCTGGCGGATCGAGGCGTCGTCCGGATGGAACAGCACGCTGCCGAAATGCAGCTCGCGGTGCTCGCCGCGCGCCTCCAGCGCCATCGCCTTGGCCAGGTCCGGCCGCACCGGCCACCAGAACGGGTTCATCGGACAGACCACCAGCAGCGGCCCGCTGGCCACGCCGAGCGCGGCGCGGCGGCGCAGGGTCTCCGCGGCCGGCTCGGCGCGGTAGGTCCAGGCGGTGTCGGCGCCGCCGTCGACGCGCAGGCCCAGCGGCTCCAGCACCGCGCGCGATTCCTCGTTGCGGCACAGGATCAGCGGCCGCTCGCCCAGGCCGGCGATGAACTCGGTCAGCTCCGGTTCCATCCGGCCGGCCTCGGCGCCGTAGCCGACCGCCAGCCGGCCCGATACCGCCGCCATGCCGAGCGCGCCGCCCATCATCGCGGACAACATGCAGCACAGATTGGACTTGAACATCGAGCCGTCGCAGGCGATCACGCCGTGGTAGCGGGCGATGGTGCGGGCGATGAATTCGGGGAAGTAGTCGAGCACCACCTCCAGCGTCACCTCGTCCTGCAGGTCGGCCGGCAGCGCCTCGCCGCTGACCACCAGGCCGATCTCCAGCCGGTCGCGGCCGAAGATCGCCCGCACCTGGCGGATCATCTCGGCCACCCGGATGTCGGCGCCGGTATTGCCGCCGCCGGCATAGCCGACGAACAACAGCCGCAGCGGCTCGCCGGCCGCGCGCGGCGGCGCCGGGACGGTCGCGGCGGCCTCGATCAGCGCGTCGAGCTGGCGGTAGAGCACCGGGTAGGCCGCACCGGCGGCCATGAATTCTTCGAGCATCCTGGACATCGTCTTTCCTTCTCCTCGGTCGTTCGCGTAATCGGCGGCGCCTCGTTCAGCGCCGCTCCAGCAGTGCGGTCAGCGTGGTGGACAGGTGCTGGATCAGCGCCGTCTCGCTGTCGCGCACGAAGAAATGGCCGCCGTCGAACAGCCGGCGTTCGAAGCGGCCCAGCGTCAGGCCGCGCCAGGCGTCGAGCGCGGCCAGCGGCACCTGGCCGTCGTCGCGGCCGCCGAGCGCGCTGATCGGCACCCGCGCCAAGGGGCCTGCGGCCAGCAGGCCGTCGTTCAGTTCGAGGTCGGCGCGCAGCAGCTGGAACACCGTCTCGCGCAGCTCGGCCTCCTCGAACACGATCTCGGGCGTGCCGCCGAGCGCGCGCAGGTAGTCGGCCAGCTCCGCGTCGCCGAGCCGGTGCAGCGCGGTGGCGTAGTGCGCCAGCGGCGGCCGCCGGCCGGCGGCGAACAGGTGCAGCGGCGCGCGGCCGCGCCGCTCCAGCTCGGCCGCCACCGCGAACGCCAGGCCGGCGCCCATGCTGTGGCCGAACAGCGCCAGCGGCTTGTCCAGCAGCGGCGCGAGCGCGGCCAGCAGCGCCGGCACCAGCGCCTCGGCGCTGCGCAGCGGCGCTTCGCGGTAGCGGTTGCCGCGGCCCGGCAATTGCACCGGGCAGACCTCGACGAAGGCCGGCATGCGCGCCGCCCAGCCGCGGTAGGCCAATGCCGCGCCGCCGGCATGGTGGAAGCACAGCAGCCGGATCGCGGCCTCGGGCCGCGGCTGGCGGAACATCAGCCAGTCGCCCTGCGGCGCCGGCCGGTCGAGCTCGGCGATCGCGCCGGCATGGGAAGGGGTCGAGTACATGGTCGCTCCGCCTCTTCGCTCAGGCTGTCGCCACGGCGGTGGCAGCCGCCGGGACGGACGCTGCCGCCGCGAGCTGCGCCAGCCGGCCGGCCAGCGCCTCGATGGTCGGGTAGTTCCAGATCAGCGTCGGCGACAGCCGCAGGCCGAGCCGCGCCTCCAGCCGCGTCAGCACCAAGAGCGCGCGGGCCGAATCGAGCGCATAGCTCTCGAAGGTGCGGCGCGGATCGATGTCGTCGGCCTCGACTTCGAGCTGGGCCGCCACCTGGGCCATCAGCCAGTCGCGGATCGATTCGGCGTCGAGGGCGCCGGCGCCCTGCCC is a genomic window of Chitinimonas koreensis containing:
- a CDS encoding nucleotidyltransferase domain-containing protein yields the protein MKTSLDHLPEHKRDQLQSAVERIRELIDPDLIILFGSYARGDWVEEREPGTPSYRYQSDFDLMLVGRNEHAVRQMERLRERHDRAPALCRRRR
- a CDS encoding HEPN domain-containing protein, coding for MSVICDEIHHVNASLAKARYFYVDIYKEGIVLYDNDKLKLDEPMELTPAERRAWAQEYYEQYIARSAEFILSYEVVRDHNALATAAFQLHQACEQLYCGILLVYTHYKPRSHDLKKPGGLVNAADPRYLPVFPKGQPEEVRRFELLRSAYVDGRYDKNYRITIGELE
- a CDS encoding EAL domain-containing protein, with product MLNGVEILIVEDSPSQAMQLGHLLETFGCAVRIAHEGREALELVVQRLPDIIVSDVVMPRMDGYTLCRHLKGNPATAQVPVILVTSLSDPRDVVRGLACGADNFVIKPYDDRYLVSRIRYLLANRELRAGERLSVGVEVVLEGERHFITAARQQILDLLISTYEQGIRLNSQLQAQHVQLSESNSMLDSLFHFSSGLTGTRSEQELIDGALAAVSAFPHCSGAWLQLAPVFGQPELRFAGAAGQVDAERLRRGEDALCLCRHAIRQDRLTDAFNVERCSVLAEADPGGHASVPLWLGDDLVGVFNVVREDGDAWPEAELHTFTSLGRQFVVALAQARMFSQLEQLVAERTHALRLEMAERERAEVALRHSEALMHKVLETLPVGVWVTDRSGKVVLGNPEAKRIWNDTVPFAPVFGRAGEADEAQAQAAQPALQTALGRALSMGDVVLNDLLETDTPDGGKRTLLNSVVPLTDEKNRIQGAVLVGQDITAQQVIDVELRIRNRAIETSVNAIVMTDNRHPDNPITYVNEAFERITGYRREAVIGRNCRFLQGIDQDQPALEAIRRAVQQSTEGKALLRNYRKDGSMFWNELRVTPSFDARGEVSHYVGVLNDVTEAKRYQDELEHQANFDTLTGLPNRNLLLDRIRQASVLANRKEERFALAFLDLDNFKYVNDSLGHSVGDLLLIEVARRIEGCIRELDSLARLGGDEFVLLLPETRNEDEVQVVLERVNAALGKPIVLSGQMELYVSGSIGYCFYPTDGADADSLLRNADTAMYKAKAQGKSRVSRFELTMNDSVQRRVALERDLRRAIAQRELVMFYQPQLDIGSGALCGFEALVRWQCEGRIVSPLEFIPVAEETGLIREIDRYVIDAVFRQVAQWCHLGYDPGEVAINLSTSSLQERGIVQFMVEALARHGVPPGRIKLEVTEGLLMQNVDTAKRIMEELREAGLKWSIDDFGTGYSALSYLRQYPFDQLKIDKSFIDDVHCNIGNASMTRAIISMAQSLGIAVIAEGVETIEQLGFLLKAGCGQIQGYYYSPPLPASGCVALMAQGGAFGLPDLDVRRDPRTLLVVDAEPAVHARIWRELHREGYHILNTDSAESALDILAINQVGVVIADQRLPGISGADFLRQVKGIHGQTVRIAMSNYTDVESILSAINEGAIFRFMTKPWQPGSCGSSCGRLLGFMRWGGESFLGTCEKSNGVKG
- a CDS encoding polysaccharide pyruvyl transferase family protein: MSRMLEEFMAAGAAYPVLYRQLDALIEAAATVPAPPRAAGEPLRLLFVGYAGGGNTGADIRVAEMIRQVRAIFGRDRLEIGLVVSGEALPADLQDEVTLEVVLDYFPEFIARTIARYHGVIACDGSMFKSNLCCMLSAMMGGALGMAAVSGRLAVGYGAEAGRMEPELTEFIAGLGERPLILCRNEESRAVLEPLGLRVDGGADTAWTYRAEPAAETLRRRAALGVASGPLLVVCPMNPFWWPVRPDLAKAMALEARGEHRELHFGSVLFHPDDASIRQRYHAYLDALAGAADAWQDRHGGSVLVLGMDRVDRLACDELAGRLARRPGVIASGDAPPAALVGLLRAADLLVSSRFHAIVASMEAGVPAIGVTMDERIANLLGHGKAGRRLLRVDAPNLAGQLREAMQRAEADRVAIGQQARGAVVDHLRAMAAMGRRFAEEVRRFHPDLAVPADDADWTAWLPPLSEVQRELVARYG
- a CDS encoding thioesterase II family protein produces the protein MYSTPSHAGAIAELDRPAPQGDWLMFRQPRPEAAIRLLCFHHAGGAALAYRGWAARMPAFVEVCPVQLPGRGNRYREAPLRSAEALVPALLAALAPLLDKPLALFGHSMGAGLAFAVAAELERRGRAPLHLFAAGRRPPLAHYATALHRLGDAELADYLRALGGTPEIVFEEAELRETVFQLLRADLELNDGLLAAGPLARVPISALGGRDDGQVPLAALDAWRGLTLGRFERRLFDGGHFFVRDSETALIQHLSTTLTALLERR